A region from the Vibrio sp. SS-MA-C1-2 genome encodes:
- a CDS encoding (Fe-S)-binding protein, whose product MKVNFFVTCLGDTVKAEVAKKTVLLLEKLNCEVIFPEKQGCCGQPSLNSGYIKESKAAIKNMITAFEINDYPIVSPAGSCVASIKKYPEFLADEPEWVERAQKVSDRFFELTQFIVNQLGVENLGARLNGRAVYHPSCSLIRKLGVREEPLKLLANVEGLEMVGIKNQETCCGFGGTFSVKMSEISGEMVKEKVLHISEVEPDYLIGADISCLINIGGRISREGKPVKVLHIVDVLMSH is encoded by the coding sequence ATGAAAGTAAACTTTTTTGTCACTTGCCTTGGAGACACTGTTAAAGCAGAAGTTGCCAAGAAAACCGTACTTTTATTAGAGAAATTAAATTGTGAAGTCATTTTCCCAGAAAAACAGGGTTGTTGTGGTCAGCCATCATTGAACAGTGGCTATATCAAAGAAAGTAAAGCAGCAATAAAAAATATGATTACTGCTTTTGAAATAAATGATTACCCAATTGTTTCTCCTGCTGGCTCTTGTGTTGCCAGTATCAAAAAATACCCAGAATTTCTCGCTGATGAACCTGAATGGGTAGAACGTGCTCAAAAAGTGTCAGATCGATTTTTTGAATTAACCCAGTTTATCGTCAATCAATTAGGTGTCGAAAACTTAGGCGCACGTTTAAATGGTCGTGCTGTTTATCACCCATCGTGTAGCTTAATTCGTAAACTAGGTGTTCGCGAAGAGCCTTTAAAACTATTAGCGAATGTTGAAGGTTTAGAGATGGTTGGCATTAAAAACCAAGAAACATGTTGCGGTTTTGGTGGCACGTTCTCGGTTAAAATGTCTGAGATCTCGGGTGAAATGGTGAAAGAGAAAGTATTACACATCTCTGAGGTTGAGCCTGATTATTTAATTGGTGCCGATATCAGTTGTTTAATCAATATTGGTGGTCGTATTAGCCGTGAAGGTAAACCGGTTAAAGTTTTACACATCGTCGATGTATTAATGAGTCACTGA
- a CDS encoding ABC transporter permease: MKSIPTLPLWMALSASLPAEWSSLTKYFLITILLGLISWPDLARVVRSRFMSLKGEEYVAAAWLDGNSPIEIIRNYMVPNFLSHIIAVVTLAIPAMILGETALSFLGLGLQAPIVSWGVLLQEAQNIRALAEAAWLLIPALAVVLVILAMNFVGDGLRDACDPYHDQER; encoded by the coding sequence ATGAAGTCTATTCCAACGTTACCATTATGGATGGCACTATCCGCCTCACTTCCAGCTGAGTGGAGCTCTTTAACTAAGTATTTTTTAATTACAATATTACTCGGACTGATCTCTTGGCCGGATTTAGCTCGAGTGGTAAGAAGTCGATTTATGTCACTAAAAGGAGAAGAGTATGTCGCAGCGGCTTGGCTAGATGGTAATAGTCCGATTGAGATTATAAGAAATTATATGGTTCCTAATTTTCTTAGCCATATTATCGCGGTTGTGACGTTAGCGATCCCAGCAATGATTTTAGGAGAGACGGCATTGAGTTTTCTTGGATTAGGATTACAAGCGCCGATAGTCAGTTGGGGTGTCTTATTGCAAGAAGCCCAAAATATTCGAGCCTTAGCAGAAGCCGCTTGGTTACTTATTCCTGCCTTAGCTGTTGTATTAGTGATCCTTGCGATGAATTTTGTTGGCGATGGTCTACGGGATGCGTGTGACCCTTACCATGATCAGGAGAGATAA
- a CDS encoding ABC transporter permease, translating to MSSFLLFVFKRLLSIFITIFAVSIVIFAVIDLPPGDFASSKIAELQSMGQTVDPQMIYTLREMYGLDKSLLERYSYWMSGLMTGDLGISLTNNQPVWDTIKPRIWPTIILAASVFLFQFLIAIPIGIYSAIRQYSWGDYIATIVGFIGMATPNFVLAIIALLIGYYNFDVIVSGLFSDEFLDQPMSWQKFVNAASRSWIYILVVGTAGLAGIIRIMRANLLDELKKPYVKTARAKGQTETKLLLKYPVRIAILPIVSTIGWMLPALLGADVIVSQVLNIPTLGPLMLSALRSQDMYVAGDILLIMSLLTIIGTLISDLLLYWVDPRVRVGIEKEF from the coding sequence ATTTACCGCCTGGCGATTTTGCCTCATCGAAGATCGCAGAACTGCAATCAATGGGGCAAACCGTTGATCCTCAGATGATTTATACATTAAGAGAAATGTACGGTCTAGATAAATCATTGTTAGAACGTTATAGCTATTGGATGTCAGGATTAATGACAGGGGATTTAGGAATATCATTAACCAACAATCAACCTGTTTGGGATACGATAAAACCCCGTATTTGGCCTACCATCATTTTAGCTGCAAGCGTCTTCTTATTTCAGTTTTTAATTGCGATTCCAATCGGAATCTATTCGGCAATTCGTCAATATTCTTGGGGTGATTATATTGCCACCATTGTTGGCTTTATTGGAATGGCTACCCCTAACTTTGTTTTAGCTATAATCGCATTATTGATTGGCTATTATAACTTTGATGTCATTGTTTCTGGGCTCTTCTCTGATGAGTTTCTTGATCAACCTATGTCTTGGCAGAAATTTGTCAATGCGGCATCTCGAAGCTGGATCTATATTTTAGTTGTTGGTACTGCGGGTTTAGCGGGCATTATTAGAATAATGCGGGCCAACTTGTTAGATGAGTTAAAGAAACCTTACGTTAAAACTGCACGAGCAAAAGGGCAAACCGAAACTAAGTTACTATTAAAATACCCGGTTAGAATTGCAATTTTGCCTATTGTTTCAACGATTGGTTGGATGCTACCGGCACTATTAGGTGCTGATGTTATCGTTAGTCAGGTATTAAATATCCCAACGTTAGGCCCATTAATGCTCTCAGCATTACGTTCGCAAGATATGTATGTTGCTGGGGATATTCTATTGATTATGTCACTACTTACTATTATTGGTACCCTTATTTCAGATCTACTGCTCTATTGGGTTGACCCAAGAGTGAGAGTAGGAATAGAGAAGGAATTCTAA
- a CDS encoding ABC transporter ATP-binding protein has protein sequence MSHPILQVKNLNISFPTSTELFHAVKDVSFDLHSGETLSLIGESGSGKSVTASALMQLIDNPGRIDSGEIFYSDKENEILDIAKLDPKSEICRSLRCFNFSLISQEPMSALSPVHKVGDQIKEVLCLIDSTMTKGEAHSRAIELLYQVQMPEPESLINKYSFELSGGQRQRVVIAMAIASQPDVLIADEPTTALDVTTQAEILSLLADLQKEYGMAILFITHDLGVVAQISDRVAVMEQGELVECGEVAQIFEKPQHPYTCKLMNATRALEHKSIIKIPFEFEKNTTNSQILTIKNLSKKFEKPSGFFEKKQFITAVNHANLELYPRESLGIVGESGSGKSTLGRAILGLSPATEGRISYLASHDGEIVDLSNYKRKPRDILFSQLRLIFQDPWSSLNPRMTVFDILEEPLIKLQPDLNKDERTLRVRDMMDWVGLKADFSSRYPHAFSGGQRQRIVIARALITQPKVVIADEATAALDVSLRSQVLDLLIEYQNRYGTSFILITHDIATVKYFCDRVIVLKEGEIVEQGTVDEVIFHSKHPYTKRLIAAVPIAEVTH, from the coding sequence ATGAGTCATCCTATTTTACAAGTTAAAAACTTGAATATTAGCTTTCCTACCAGTACGGAACTTTTTCATGCAGTGAAAGACGTCAGTTTTGATTTACATTCAGGAGAAACCTTATCATTGATTGGTGAGTCAGGATCTGGAAAATCAGTGACAGCTTCTGCATTGATGCAGCTTATTGATAATCCTGGAAGAATAGATTCTGGAGAAATCTTCTATTCCGATAAAGAGAATGAAATCCTTGATATTGCGAAATTAGATCCTAAGTCTGAGATATGTCGTTCACTACGTTGTTTTAACTTTTCTCTGATCTCTCAAGAACCGATGTCTGCATTAAGTCCAGTCCATAAAGTGGGTGATCAAATTAAAGAAGTTCTCTGCTTAATCGATTCAACTATGACAAAAGGCGAGGCGCATTCAAGGGCGATTGAGTTGTTATATCAAGTTCAAATGCCAGAACCTGAGAGTTTAATCAATAAATATTCATTTGAACTGTCTGGTGGCCAGAGGCAACGGGTTGTTATTGCAATGGCGATTGCCTCGCAACCTGATGTTTTAATTGCTGATGAACCAACGACTGCACTTGATGTCACGACTCAAGCGGAAATTTTATCTCTACTGGCTGATCTTCAAAAAGAGTATGGCATGGCAATTCTTTTTATTACTCATGATTTGGGTGTGGTTGCACAAATCTCAGATCGTGTCGCTGTTATGGAACAAGGAGAGCTGGTTGAATGTGGAGAAGTCGCTCAGATTTTTGAGAAGCCACAACATCCGTACACATGTAAATTAATGAATGCAACAAGAGCCTTAGAGCATAAATCCATTATTAAAATACCATTTGAATTTGAAAAAAATACGACAAATTCTCAAATATTAACCATCAAAAATCTGAGTAAAAAATTTGAGAAGCCAAGTGGTTTTTTCGAAAAAAAGCAATTTATCACCGCGGTTAATCATGCCAATTTAGAACTGTATCCAAGAGAGTCTTTAGGAATTGTTGGAGAGTCCGGATCAGGGAAAAGCACATTGGGTCGAGCTATTTTAGGACTATCTCCTGCAACGGAAGGTCGTATTAGCTATTTAGCAAGTCATGATGGTGAGATCGTCGATCTTTCCAATTACAAAAGAAAACCTCGAGACATCCTGTTTTCTCAACTGCGTTTAATCTTTCAAGATCCGTGGTCGTCACTTAATCCAAGAATGACTGTTTTCGATATCCTAGAAGAGCCGTTAATTAAGTTACAACCTGATCTCAATAAAGATGAGCGAACATTGAGAGTCAGAGATATGATGGATTGGGTTGGGTTAAAAGCTGATTTTTCTAGTCGGTATCCTCATGCTTTTTCAGGTGGGCAACGACAACGAATAGTCATTGCTCGTGCGTTAATTACACAGCCTAAAGTGGTTATTGCTGACGAAGCAACCGCAGCATTAGATGTCTCTTTACGTTCGCAAGTTCTCGATTTATTAATTGAGTATCAGAACCGATATGGTACTTCTTTTATTTTAATTACCCATGATATCGCAACCGTTAAGTACTTTTGTGATCGTGTTATTGTTTTGAAAGAGGGGGAAATAGTAGAACAAGGGACGGTTGATGAGGTAATTTTTCATTCTAAACACCCTTATACCAAGCGATTAATTGCGGCTGTTCCCATCGCGGAAGTGACTCATTAA
- a CDS encoding L-lactate permease, with translation MENIIISVFPILLLIWMMTKKNAYPSYIALPATAVLVGILQLFYFDANPILVGANVITGALSAITPVSIIAGAILLNRVNEISGAQAITSRWLETINKNKIAQLMIIGWAFAFMLEGASGFGTPAAIAAPILMGLGFNPLKVAMLALVMNSVPVSFGAVGTPTWFGFGNLGLNDQALLDVGRTTALIHTIAATIIPLLALRFLMSWRAIRKNIIYIQLSIFSCTLPYLILAQWNYEFPALVGGAIGFVLSIILANYNIGLSNNDEESNPTDSQLVEKSKVPFTHVVKAMTPTILLIAILVLTRIKQLGIKGLLNDATQLFSFDFGSFGHLSVSRALIIKFSDIFGTHAAWAYKTLYVPAIIPFLVVSIISIIIFKMPSKDAKRAFTETASGIKLPFIALIGALIMVKFMMLGGEHSPIMTVGTAFADVMGKNWQYVASYLGAVGAFFSGSATVSNLTFGAIQNTIATTVGLPTHLVLALQSVGGAMGNMVCLNNIIAVSTILGIKNQEGYIIKRTVKPMIVYGVIAAIVSAFL, from the coding sequence ATGGAAAATATAATTATCTCAGTCTTTCCAATTTTATTACTAATTTGGATGATGACAAAAAAGAATGCCTACCCTTCATATATTGCACTACCCGCAACCGCAGTATTAGTTGGTATTCTACAACTATTCTATTTTGACGCTAACCCAATATTAGTCGGTGCAAATGTAATTACTGGTGCTTTATCAGCCATTACACCTGTGTCGATTATTGCCGGTGCTATTCTTTTAAATCGTGTTAATGAAATTTCTGGTGCGCAAGCGATTACTAGTCGCTGGCTTGAAACCATCAATAAAAATAAAATTGCTCAATTAATGATTATTGGTTGGGCTTTTGCCTTTATGCTTGAAGGTGCTTCTGGTTTTGGTACACCTGCGGCGATTGCTGCACCAATCTTAATGGGACTTGGTTTCAATCCATTAAAGGTTGCAATGCTTGCATTAGTCATGAACTCTGTACCCGTTTCATTTGGTGCAGTAGGAACACCTACTTGGTTTGGTTTTGGTAATCTTGGCTTAAATGATCAAGCACTACTAGATGTTGGGCGCACAACAGCATTAATTCATACTATTGCTGCTACCATCATCCCTTTATTAGCGTTACGATTCTTGATGAGTTGGAGAGCGATTCGTAAAAATATCATCTATATTCAACTAAGTATTTTCTCTTGTACTTTACCTTACTTAATTCTGGCACAATGGAATTACGAGTTCCCTGCTCTTGTGGGTGGTGCGATTGGTTTTGTACTATCAATTATTCTTGCTAATTATAATATTGGCCTATCAAACAATGATGAAGAATCAAATCCAACCGATTCTCAATTAGTTGAAAAATCCAAGGTTCCTTTTACACATGTTGTAAAAGCAATGACTCCAACCATCCTATTAATTGCAATACTAGTTCTAACTCGAATTAAACAATTAGGAATAAAAGGATTATTAAATGATGCAACTCAGCTGTTTAGTTTTGACTTTGGTTCATTCGGTCATTTAAGTGTCAGTCGTGCTTTAATTATTAAGTTTAGTGATATTTTCGGTACTCATGCAGCCTGGGCTTATAAAACACTCTACGTTCCAGCAATTATACCATTCTTAGTTGTTTCAATTATTTCAATTATCATCTTCAAAATGCCCTCTAAAGATGCAAAACGTGCATTTACAGAAACGGCATCAGGCATAAAATTACCATTTATCGCCCTAATCGGTGCATTAATTATGGTTAAATTTATGATGTTAGGTGGTGAACACTCACCAATCATGACTGTCGGTACGGCATTTGCGGACGTGATGGGTAAAAATTGGCAATATGTGGCAAGTTACCTTGGTGCAGTCGGTGCATTCTTCTCAGGCTCTGCAACCGTTTCGAATTTAACGTTTGGTGCGATTCAAAACACGATTGCAACAACTGTAGGTCTGCCTACTCATTTGGTCTTAGCATTACAATCAGTGGGCGGTGCGATGGGGAATATGGTCTGCCTTAATAATATTATTGCTGTGTCAACGATACTCGGTATTAAAAACCAAGAAGGATACATAATTAAGCGTACCGTTAAACCTATGATTGTTTATGGCGTTATCGCGGCAATTGTAAGCGCATTCTTGTAA
- a CDS encoding sulfite exporter TauE/SafE family protein: protein MTSEIIILSSLTFFTSAFTAIVGAGGGLVLLTLLPQWLAPAVIIPVHGVVQLFSNLSRAYFMKNSIDRSVIPLFIVGCTTGAIAGGLILKQISLEYIPLIMGIYVLLNLWCKPAMKLFSQVESLFLLGAIQGSIGLFIGAPGPLIISAMKKKYSNHQQLVATTAIFTAFSHMTKLVIYILLGFAFINYLPLITFMIIAAIAGSYVGKKLQGKANIKYLSVVLSIILTFLAFRMIFTALNL, encoded by the coding sequence ATGACTTCTGAAATTATTATTCTTTCTTCACTGACCTTTTTTACCTCTGCCTTTACTGCCATTGTTGGTGCGGGTGGGGGATTGGTGTTATTAACTCTGCTACCACAATGGTTAGCCCCTGCGGTTATTATCCCTGTCCATGGCGTTGTGCAATTGTTTAGTAATTTAAGCCGTGCTTATTTTATGAAAAACAGTATTGATCGCTCCGTTATCCCGTTGTTTATTGTTGGCTGTACCACAGGCGCTATTGCTGGTGGCTTGATACTTAAACAGATCTCGTTGGAGTATATTCCTTTGATTATGGGCATTTATGTTCTGTTAAATCTTTGGTGTAAGCCGGCGATGAAGCTATTTAGCCAAGTTGAAAGCCTATTTTTATTAGGTGCAATTCAAGGTAGTATCGGGCTGTTTATCGGTGCGCCGGGTCCGTTGATTATCTCAGCAATGAAGAAAAAATATTCCAACCATCAACAGCTAGTTGCAACTACCGCTATTTTTACAGCCTTTAGCCATATGACTAAGTTGGTGATCTATATTTTGCTCGGATTTGCTTTTATCAATTATCTACCACTTATTACTTTTATGATTATTGCGGCAATAGCGGGGTCCTATGTCGGTAAAAAACTGCAAGGGAAAGCAAATATTAAATATTTATCAGTAGTATTATCGATTATTTTGACATTTTTAGCTTTCAGAATGATTTTTACTGCGCTTAATCTTTAA
- a CDS encoding lactate utilization protein C → MSTNTKNSSEQSGRIYNKSSFLDNLAKKLGRERQLTPVAKPAFRSNCHQDVMADFSQDQLKDVLVEYTQSTLGANAIVTTQADLTATLKQECLNYCQNDDALTSKPETDKYDISISADTRLLGLIEVEELQDSMMMPIVWDQSLGYQGNIEVAERAKVGIVFAEQALAESGTMVLYSQAAQGRAISLLPEASIFVVPKSALVPRITQATERLHHQAQRGERVPSCVNFISGPSSTADIELIKVVGVHGPVYATYVIIDDL, encoded by the coding sequence ATGTCTACGAATACAAAAAATTCCAGTGAACAATCTGGTCGCATCTATAATAAATCCAGTTTTCTAGATAACTTAGCGAAAAAGCTAGGTAGAGAGAGACAATTAACACCTGTAGCGAAGCCGGCTTTTCGCTCAAATTGCCATCAAGATGTAATGGCTGATTTTAGCCAAGATCAACTTAAAGATGTGTTAGTGGAATATACGCAGAGCACATTAGGTGCAAATGCAATTGTGACGACTCAAGCTGACTTAACTGCAACATTAAAGCAAGAGTGTCTCAATTATTGTCAAAATGATGATGCTTTAACCAGTAAGCCGGAAACAGATAAATACGATATCTCTATCTCAGCGGATACACGATTATTGGGTTTAATTGAGGTTGAAGAGTTACAAGATAGTATGATGATGCCTATTGTTTGGGATCAGTCATTAGGTTATCAAGGCAATATTGAAGTGGCAGAGCGAGCAAAAGTTGGGATTGTTTTTGCTGAACAAGCACTAGCAGAGTCAGGCACCATGGTACTTTATAGCCAAGCAGCACAAGGACGAGCGATCAGTTTATTACCTGAAGCATCAATCTTTGTCGTGCCTAAAAGCGCACTCGTGCCACGCATCACCCAAGCAACAGAAAGACTCCATCACCAAGCCCAACGTGGTGAACGAGTTCCTTCTTGTGTTAACTTTATCTCGGGCCCTAGCTCGACAGCAGATATTGAATTAATTAAAGTGGTTGGTGTTCATGGTCCTGTTTATGCGACCTATGTCATTATTGATGATTTATAA
- a CDS encoding LutB/LldF family L-lactate oxidation iron-sulfur protein has product MSMKTSDIKFKERIEIQMKDDNMRQAVAGAQERMFANRQKAADALGHWEEWRDMGMDIRNHVLEHLDYYLDQLSNNVERNGGHVFFAQTKEEASDYIENIIQQKNAKKVVKSKSMVTEEIGLNQMITRNDCEVIETDLGEYILQVDDYDPPSHIVVPALHKNRTQIKDIFKEKLNYQGTTDPEEMTRFVRQHIRHDFLEAEIGITGCNFAVAESGSISLVTNEGNARLATSLPKTHIAVMGMERIVPTFEELDIVVSLLCRSAVGQPLTGYVTALTGPRENDQCDGPEEFHLVILDNGRSDILGSKFKDILRCIRCAACVNTCPAYRHIGGQSYGSIYSGPIGAVLSPLLGGYDDFKDLPNACSLCKACHDVCPVKIPLSDLLLKHRENIAKEGRSAFIERASISAFTFVNAHPAIWDTTVKVGARFAGSLIRNGKMPFNVGAIGEWAETRDLPQPDGQSFRSWFKNRKQN; this is encoded by the coding sequence ATGTCAATGAAAACAAGTGATATCAAATTTAAAGAACGTATTGAAATCCAAATGAAAGATGACAATATGCGTCAAGCCGTTGCAGGTGCTCAAGAGCGTATGTTCGCTAATCGTCAAAAAGCCGCTGATGCATTAGGTCATTGGGAAGAGTGGCGTGATATGGGGATGGATATCCGTAACCATGTCCTTGAACATTTAGATTATTATCTCGATCAACTGAGTAACAATGTTGAACGTAATGGCGGTCATGTCTTTTTTGCTCAAACCAAAGAAGAAGCCTCTGATTATATTGAAAATATTATTCAGCAGAAAAATGCAAAGAAAGTCGTAAAATCTAAATCAATGGTGACGGAAGAGATTGGTCTAAATCAAATGATTACTCGCAACGATTGTGAAGTGATTGAAACGGATTTAGGTGAGTATATTCTTCAAGTGGATGATTACGATCCACCATCCCACATTGTTGTTCCAGCACTACACAAAAATCGTACTCAAATTAAAGATATCTTTAAAGAAAAACTAAATTACCAAGGCACAACTGACCCTGAAGAGATGACGCGTTTTGTTCGTCAACACATTCGTCATGATTTTCTTGAAGCTGAAATTGGGATTACCGGTTGTAACTTTGCGGTTGCAGAGTCAGGTTCGATTAGCCTTGTCACCAATGAAGGAAATGCCCGTTTAGCGACATCACTACCAAAAACTCACATTGCCGTCATGGGCATGGAGCGTATTGTTCCGACCTTTGAAGAGTTAGACATCGTCGTTAGTTTGCTTTGTCGTAGTGCTGTGGGTCAACCATTAACAGGTTATGTGACCGCGTTAACTGGCCCTCGCGAAAATGATCAGTGTGATGGTCCAGAAGAGTTCCATTTAGTGATCTTAGATAATGGCCGTTCTGATATTCTAGGCTCGAAATTTAAAGACATTTTACGTTGTATTCGTTGTGCGGCTTGTGTCAATACTTGCCCAGCTTATCGACACATTGGTGGTCAATCTTACGGTTCAATCTACTCTGGTCCAATTGGTGCAGTATTATCTCCTCTATTAGGCGGTTATGATGATTTTAAAGATCTCCCCAATGCCTGTAGCTTATGTAAAGCCTGTCATGATGTTTGTCCTGTGAAAATCCCATTATCGGATCTCCTATTAAAACACCGTGAAAATATCGCCAAAGAGGGTCGTAGTGCCTTTATTGAACGCGCTTCAATCAGTGCTTTTACCTTTGTTAATGCACATCCTGCCATTTGGGATACCACAGTGAAAGTGGGTGCGCGGTTTGCGGGTAGCTTAATCCGTAACGGTAAAATGCCATTTAATGTCGGTGCGATTGGTGAGTGGGCTGAGACTCGAGATCTTCCACAACCTGATGGTCAATCTTTCCGTAGCTGGTTTAAAAATAGAAAACAAAACTAA